A genomic segment from bacterium encodes:
- a CDS encoding ZIP family metal transporter, with product MDLVATKLVLAAAVLLVGWLGGAVVLGRTSESRDSRVLSWGNAFAAGVFLGTGLIHTLGEASGLWRDLGWDYPVAFVLAAAAFCLILLFEHVLLPDEAHAMIHAHTGDPLEHDGHHHHEPGQAARDTSPIALVVALSAHSVVAGLALGAQRLMASTLMIALAILAHKATAGLALGITLARRGTEKKRSRRYLMLFALMTPLGILVGLVGSGLLRQGADLYFDATVSALAAGTFLYIASIDMLQDEFLQPGSRWAKWVSAVSGLAITAVLALWV from the coding sequence ATGGATCTCGTGGCGACCAAGCTGGTTCTGGCAGCCGCCGTGCTCCTCGTCGGCTGGCTCGGCGGAGCGGTGGTTCTCGGACGAACGTCGGAGAGTCGAGACAGCCGCGTTCTCTCCTGGGGTAATGCCTTCGCCGCCGGCGTGTTTCTCGGGACCGGCCTCATTCACACGCTGGGCGAAGCCTCGGGGCTGTGGCGCGACCTGGGATGGGACTACCCGGTGGCGTTCGTTCTGGCAGCCGCGGCGTTCTGCCTGATCTTGCTGTTCGAGCACGTGCTTTTGCCCGACGAAGCCCACGCCATGATCCATGCTCACACCGGCGACCCACTCGAACATGACGGTCATCACCATCACGAGCCCGGGCAGGCGGCTCGCGACACGTCTCCGATCGCTCTGGTGGTGGCCCTGTCGGCCCATTCGGTGGTCGCGGGGCTCGCGCTCGGCGCCCAACGGCTGATGGCGTCCACTCTGATGATCGCTCTGGCGATCCTGGCCCACAAGGCGACCGCGGGCCTGGCGCTCGGCATCACCCTGGCGCGACGCGGTACCGAGAAGAAGCGGTCCCGGCGCTATCTGATGCTCTTCGCCCTGATGACTCCGCTCGGGATCCTGGTGGGGCTGGTCGGCAGCGGCCTGCTGCGGCAGGGCGCCGATCTCTACTTCGACGCCACGGTTTCGGCTTTGGCGGCGGGCACGTTTCTCTACATCGCGTCGATCGACATGCTCCAGGACGAGTTCCTTCAGCCGGGCAGCCGTTGGGCGAAATGGGTCTCCGCGGTCAGCGGTCTGGCGATCACCGCCGTCCTGGCGCTTTGGGTGTAA
- a CDS encoding glycosyltransferase family 2 protein produces MNQDANAVAGSSAPDTDACELSVVMPCLNEAETLETCIRKALSFFSEHDVRGEVVIADNGSDDGSQEIARSAGARVVSIEQRGYGSALLGGIAAARGRYVIMGDADDSYDFLSLAPYLDKLREGFDLVMGNRFKGGVAPGAMPPLHRYLGNPVLSGIGRLFFSSPIGDFHCGLRGFNKQAIEGLDLRTTGMEFASEMVVKATLLGLRIAEVPTTLSPDGRTRAPHLRSWRDGWRHLRFLLLYSPRWLFLYPGLALILVGLGLGALILPGPRVIGGITLDVNTLLYAGAAILVGYQSVIFAVFTKTYAIGVGLLPDDPRLTRLFRHVSLEVGVGIGIVLTILGLVGSILAVGDWRAQSFGVLDASRVQRLIIPSVVALALGLQTVLASFFMSVLGLKRRGGGFG; encoded by the coding sequence ATGAACCAAGACGCCAACGCGGTTGCCGGCTCGAGCGCTCCGGACACCGATGCCTGCGAGCTTTCGGTGGTCATGCCATGCCTCAACGAGGCCGAGACGCTCGAGACCTGTATTCGGAAGGCGCTGTCCTTCTTTTCCGAGCACGACGTCCGGGGCGAGGTCGTCATTGCCGACAACGGCAGCGACGATGGATCTCAGGAGATCGCCAGGAGCGCGGGAGCGCGGGTGGTCTCGATCGAGCAGCGCGGCTACGGCAGCGCGCTGCTCGGCGGCATAGCGGCGGCTCGCGGCCGCTACGTGATCATGGGCGACGCCGATGACAGCTACGACTTCCTGAGCCTGGCGCCCTATCTGGACAAGCTGCGCGAGGGCTTCGACCTGGTCATGGGAAACCGCTTCAAAGGCGGGGTCGCGCCGGGAGCCATGCCTCCTCTGCATCGCTATCTGGGCAACCCGGTACTGTCGGGCATCGGACGCCTGTTCTTCTCCAGCCCGATCGGTGATTTTCACTGTGGCTTGAGGGGGTTCAACAAGCAGGCGATCGAAGGGCTCGACCTGCGCACGACCGGCATGGAGTTCGCTTCGGAGATGGTGGTCAAGGCGACCCTGCTTGGCCTGCGCATCGCCGAGGTTCCGACGACCCTCTCTCCGGACGGCCGGACCAGAGCGCCGCACCTGAGGAGTTGGCGGGACGGCTGGCGCCATCTCCGGTTTCTGTTGCTCTACAGTCCGCGCTGGCTCTTTCTGTACCCGGGGCTGGCTCTGATACTTGTCGGCCTGGGTCTGGGAGCCCTGATTCTGCCGGGACCGCGGGTGATCGGCGGCATCACACTGGATGTCAACACGCTGCTCTACGCCGGAGCCGCGATCCTGGTCGGCTACCAGTCGGTCATCTTCGCGGTCTTCACCAAGACCTACGCGATTGGTGTCGGTCTGCTTCCGGATGACCCGCGCCTGACCCGACTGTTTCGTCACGTGAGCCTGGAGGTCGGCGTCGGTATTGGAATCGTGCTCACGATTCTGGGTCTGGTCGGTTCGATCCTCGCGGTCGGGGACTGGAGAGCTCAGTCGTTTGGCGTGCTCGATGCGAGCCGGGTGCAGCGGTTGATCATTCCGTCGGTCGTGGCCCTCGCTCTCGGCCTGCAGACCGTTCTGGCGAGCTTCTTCATGAGTGTTCTCGGGCTGAAGCGTCGCGGCGGCGGCTTCGGATGA
- a CDS encoding class I SAM-dependent methyltransferase, translated as MTRVDRWLQQWRISKVRRFIPQDARVLDIGCHEGELFRQLSDRVGLGVGVDPLLEEPVDAANYRLLPGNFPDALAADAGSFDVITMLAVLEHVPTDQQKALVDALHQRLEPGGVVVITVPAPFVDRILAVLRGLRLIHGMSLEEHYGFEPAQVPGLFADRGFVLETSRTFQLGLNHLFVFRRPAAS; from the coding sequence ATGACCCGAGTCGATCGTTGGCTGCAGCAATGGCGCATCTCGAAAGTGCGCCGGTTCATACCGCAAGACGCGCGCGTCTTGGACATCGGCTGTCACGAGGGGGAGCTCTTCCGCCAACTGTCCGATCGCGTGGGTCTGGGCGTGGGAGTCGATCCCCTGCTCGAGGAGCCGGTCGACGCAGCGAACTACCGACTCTTACCCGGCAACTTCCCGGATGCTTTGGCGGCGGACGCCGGGTCGTTCGACGTGATTACGATGCTGGCGGTTTTGGAGCACGTCCCGACCGATCAGCAGAAGGCACTGGTCGACGCGCTCCATCAACGACTCGAGCCCGGTGGAGTGGTCGTCATCACGGTGCCCGCTCCGTTCGTCGACCGGATTCTGGCCGTGCTCCGAGGCCTGCGGCTGATCCACGGGATGTCGCTCGAGGAGCACTACGGGTTCGAGCCGGCCCAGGTACCCGGGCTCTTCGCGGATCGCGGCTTCGTGCTCGAGACCTCTCGAACCTTTCAGCTCGGCCTCAACCATCTGTTCGTGTTTCGCCGGCCGGCCGCGAGCTAG